A section of the Pseudorasbora parva isolate DD20220531a chromosome 2, ASM2467924v1, whole genome shotgun sequence genome encodes:
- the LOC137049167 gene encoding dentin sialophosphoprotein-like has protein sequence MTAVNSSSNGSSSNDSSNNDSSNNRSSNNSSSNDISSSDNSSSNNSSSNNSSNNDSSNNRSSNNSSSNDISSSDNSSSNNSSSNNSSNNRNSNNSNSNDNNSNKCGSNNSTSNDISSNDSNSNNSSSNNSNSNDSSSNDSNSNDSNSNDSSSNNSNSNNSSSNNDSSNNSSIDDSNGNGSSRNISSNNNSSINSNNSSSNDSSSNSSSSNNSSSSDNSSSNDSSNNSSSNASSNNSSSNDSSSKNTSSNDSSSNSNNSSSNDSSSNSSSSNNSSSSDNSSSNDSSNNSSSIASSNNSSSNDSSSKNTSSNDSSSKNTSSNDSNSNSSSNNGSSNDSSNNRSNNSSSNGSSSDSSSNSSSSNNSSSSDNSSSNDSSNNSSSIASSNNSSSNDSSSKNTSSNDSSSKNTSSNDSNSNSSSNNGSNSSSKNSSSNSSNDSSRNDSSSNNSSSNDSNSNDSSSNNSSSKDSSSNNSSSNYRSSGGGGLKGCISAFEV, from the exons atgacAGCTgttaacagcagcagtaatggCAGCAGCAGTAATGACAGCAGCAATAATGACAGCAGTAATAAccgcagcagtaataacagcagcagtaatgacATCAGCAGCAGtgataacagcagcagtaataatagcagcagtaataacagcagcaataatGACAGCAGTAATAAccgcagcagtaataacagcagcagtaatgacATCAGCAGCAGtgataacagcagcagtaataatagcagcagtaataacagcagtaataacagaaaCAGTAATAACAGCAACAGTAATGACAACAACAGTAATAAATGCGGCAGTAATAACAGCACCAGTAATGACATCAGCAGTAACGACAGCaacagtaataacagcagcagtaataacagcaacaGTAATGACAGCAGCAGTAATGACAGCAACAGTAATGACAGCAACAGTAatgacagcagcagtaataacagcaacagtaataacagcagcagtaacaatgacagcagtaataacagcagcattgATGACAGCAATGGTAACGGCAGCAGCAGGAATatcagcagcaataataacagTAGCATcaacagcaataacagcagcagtaatgacagcagcagtaatagcagcagcagtaataacagcagcagcagtgataacagcagcagtaatgacagcagtaataacagcagcagtaatgccagcagtaataacagcagcagtaatgacAGCAGCAGTAAAAATACCAGCAGTAATGACAGCAGCAG caacagcaataacagcagcagtaatgacagcagcagtaatagcagcagcagtaataacagcagcagcagtgataacagcagcagtaatgacagcagtaataacagcagcagtattgccagcagtaataacagcagcagtaatgacAGCAGCAGTAAAAATACCAGCAGTAATGACAGCAGCAGTAAAAATACCAGCAGTAATGACAGCAatagtaacagcagcagtaataacggCAGCAGTAAtgacagcagtaataacagaagtaataacagcagcagtaatggCAGCAGCAG tgacagcagcagtaatagcagcagcagtaataacagcagcagcagtgataacagcagcagtaatgacagcagtaataacagcagcagtattgccagcagtaataacagcagcagtaatgacAGCAGCAGTAAAAATACCAGCAGTAATGACAGCAGCAGTAAAAATACCAGCAGTAATGACAGCAatagtaacagcagcagtaataacggCAGCA ACAGCAGCAGTaaaaacagcagcagtaacagcagtAATGACAGTAGCAGGAatgacagcagcagtaataatagCAGCAGTAATGACAGCAACAGTAatgacagcagcagtaataacagcagcagtaaagacagcagcagtaataacagcagcagtaattaCAGAAGCAGTGGTGGGGGGGGCTTGAAGGGGTGTATATCG GCTTTTGAAGTGTGA